In the Gorilla gorilla gorilla isolate KB3781 chromosome 10, NHGRI_mGorGor1-v2.1_pri, whole genome shotgun sequence genome, one interval contains:
- the C10H12orf71 gene encoding uncharacterized protein C12orf71 homolog, translated as MAYSSSNSDIEDDSSKSNSNLSLSVGYFPCEDTPCEDTTSWEDAPSKGPSIHFLPPIQGAWGTERIGRCMKRQDQIQDEPEQFCKLSIFLAWDMDISSDNTDSRANRLLNGDNLWIDKLPKERTKLSVGKLSNLVQEFQTFLENLKDDDAVFPETVQKDFQLSSGSPPEMVQMISQATASQRTSAPEISSILSEKPEKDDTPSHTQAQCCLNFGWAFSWLRQHILPSLLRRDHPVNATKSPHRSAPTKRLFHRGKRIQPQETLELGHPI; from the exons ATGGCATATTCATCCTCTAACAGCGACATAGAGGATGACAGCTCCAAATCCAATTCCAACCTGAGCCTCTCTGTGGGCTATTTCCCCTGTGAGGACACCCCCTGTGAGGACACAACCTCCTGGGAAGACGCACCTTCCAAGGGTCCTTCCATCCACTTTCTTCCTCCCATCCAAGGGGCATGGGGGACTGAAAGGATAGGGAGATGCATGAAGAGACAAGACCAAATTCAGGATGAACCAGAGCAGTTTTGCAAACTAAGCATCTTCCTGGCCTGGGACATGGACATTAGCTCCGATAACACAGACTCAAGAGCTAATAGGCTTCTAAATGGAGACAACCTGTGGATAGACAAGTTACCAAAAGAGAGAACAAAACTGTCTGTTGGCAAACTGAGTAATCTTGTGCAAGAGTTTCAGACATTTCTAGAAAATCTGAAAGATGATGATGCTGTATTTCCTGAAACTGTTCAGAAAGATTTCCAGCTGTCCAGTGGCTCCCCTCCGGAAATGGTTCAG ATGATAAGCCAGGCAACCGCCAGCCAAAGGACAAGCGCTCCAGAGATCTCCTCAATCCTGTCAGAGAAGCCAGAGAAGGATGACACTCCTTCCCACACACAGGCCCAGTGCTGCCTGAACTTTGGGTGGGCCTTCAGCTGGCTGAGGCAGCATAttctcccctctctgctgaggAGGGATCACCCTGTGAATGCCACCAAGAGTCCCCATCGGTCAGCACCAACGAAAAGACTCTTTCACAGAGGCAAGAGAATTCAACCTCAAGAAACCCTTGAATTAGGACATCCCATATAG